One window of the Conexibacter sp. SYSU D00693 genome contains the following:
- a CDS encoding arginine deiminase family protein — MSAAPRVDSEVGRLRTVLVHRPGDELAHVDPEHPEAALFGAAMDAAQAAAEHDALTAALRDGGAEVLEVAALAADVLGTGDARRAIGAMPNLLYTRDPAFWVGDGWVAGEMATGQRHDEPELLARVFTEHPRLAETSRSWTPAGAPRPVVEGGDVLVPAAGRVAVGVGERTTEAGARALAEALLEGGGATELLTLRVPAGAGFHLDLVLTALDVDAFAVWAPVRDRLQAHVWRWTPSGVTPSAIDDAYRWLAGGHAAQLVEIAAEPDGHGRPWDHGCNVVALAPRTVVAYADNVRANARLEAAGVTVVAVPGAALAAGRGGPRCLTCPVSRDPL, encoded by the coding sequence GTGAGCGCCGCGCCGCGGGTCGACTCCGAGGTCGGCCGGCTGCGGACCGTCCTGGTCCACCGGCCCGGCGACGAGCTGGCCCACGTCGACCCGGAGCATCCCGAGGCGGCGCTGTTCGGCGCGGCGATGGACGCCGCGCAGGCGGCGGCCGAGCACGACGCGCTGACCGCCGCGCTGCGCGACGGCGGCGCCGAGGTCCTCGAGGTCGCCGCGCTGGCCGCCGACGTCCTGGGCACCGGGGACGCCCGGCGGGCGATCGGCGCGATGCCCAACCTCCTCTACACGCGCGACCCGGCGTTCTGGGTGGGCGACGGCTGGGTCGCCGGCGAGATGGCGACCGGCCAGCGCCACGACGAGCCCGAGCTCCTCGCGCGCGTCTTCACCGAGCACCCGCGCCTCGCCGAGACGTCGCGGTCGTGGACGCCCGCCGGGGCGCCGCGGCCCGTCGTCGAGGGCGGCGACGTGCTCGTGCCGGCGGCGGGACGTGTCGCGGTCGGCGTCGGGGAGCGCACGACCGAGGCCGGCGCGCGGGCGCTGGCGGAGGCCCTGCTCGAGGGCGGCGGGGCGACGGAGCTGCTGACGTTGCGGGTCCCGGCGGGCGCGGGCTTCCACCTGGACCTCGTCCTCACGGCGCTGGACGTCGACGCCTTCGCGGTGTGGGCGCCGGTGCGCGACCGCCTGCAGGCCCACGTGTGGCGCTGGACGCCGTCGGGCGTGACGCCGTCGGCGATCGACGACGCCTACCGCTGGCTGGCCGGCGGCCACGCAGCGCAGCTCGTCGAGATCGCCGCCGAGCCCGACGGCCACGGGCGACCCTGGGACCACGGGTGCAACGTCGTCGCCCTCGCGCCGCGCACGGTCGTCGCCTACGCCGACAACGTGCGCGCCAACGCCCGGCTCGAGGCGGCGGGCGTGACGGTCGTCGCCGTCCCGGGCGCGGCGCTCGCGGCGGGGAGGGGCGGGCCGCGGTGCCTGACCTGCCCGGTCAGTCGCGACCCGCTCTGA
- a CDS encoding PAS domain-containing protein, with amino-acid sequence MQQHQARLLDLVDDGVVGTDADFRITHWNPGAEQLYGFAAADVLGRPANEVATFRGDDQRERLERELLEHGRSRTELTAVRGDGMPIEVEAVVSAIHDDAGELCGYVGIHRDVTERRRVARRLEQLSAVVADSQDAVCFADLDGRVAFVNDAGLRLLGLHDLSQADGRDVADLFAEHDRPRVRDELLPDVMRGDRRTEQLDLHDFAGGPPVPVSCQAFRVDDRASARPLGIATVSRDLRPSLRQDELLRESRRRTTAVLESVTDPLLGLDGDLRLTFLNAGAARLIARLRGEQPRHEPLIGAHALTVLPALLGAPVERAAAAAQAERRAVDAGRHRDEVGGWWQVRVHPADDGVSVLLRDVSDWHAAEEAGARRVEQQAVVARLGARSGRTDDLGRFLDDAVRRIGRAVGATFALFAERSPVGDRLLLRAGAGFEHEGAMVVGTTDAGDLFGRALADGAVVVDDVLAAGVDVAPALRSHRPAAGAIVPVAGQDEVFGALGVFSHAGPRLAPPDVTYLQAAAHALAAAIERSRTSRRLEQTRDAERRRMARALHDEALQDARYALARAEDPPAGSQRDDLLVDALTRIGGALSSAVYDLRLAEEDRPLEDLLAELVELHRRMAPDLQVDLQVAGMPERPPRRTSDDLLHIVGEALTNVRRHADAHRVRVRTWTTGGQLWCDVTDDGRGVDAHAVSGNGIAGMHERAARHGGQVTVRTPAAGGTAVGVRLPLTSSPATPAPIRVLLVEDHAAVREAIAAALRSEPDFDVVGEAATLAEARGLLDGVDVAVVDLGLPDGDGTDLIAELRDAEPGAHALVLSAGLDRVVLARAVERGAAGALPKTTSLPDVLDAVRRVRAGETLLPLDEVVELLRFASRERERELLDRRAIESLTPREREILQLIADGCDSHGAAARLHISVRTQRNHVASILAKLGVHSQLQALIFALRYQLVELRPAAG; translated from the coding sequence ATGCAGCAGCATCAGGCGCGCCTGCTCGACCTCGTCGACGACGGCGTGGTGGGGACCGACGCCGACTTCCGCATCACCCACTGGAACCCCGGTGCGGAGCAGCTGTACGGCTTCGCCGCCGCCGACGTGCTCGGCCGGCCCGCGAACGAGGTCGCGACCTTCAGGGGCGACGACCAGCGCGAGCGCCTCGAACGCGAGCTCCTGGAGCACGGACGGTCGCGCACCGAGCTGACCGCGGTCCGCGGGGACGGGATGCCCATCGAGGTCGAGGCCGTGGTCTCCGCGATCCACGACGACGCGGGCGAGCTCTGCGGCTACGTGGGGATCCACCGCGACGTGACCGAGCGCCGCCGGGTCGCCCGGCGCCTCGAGCAGCTGTCGGCGGTGGTCGCGGACTCGCAGGACGCCGTCTGCTTCGCCGACCTCGACGGACGCGTCGCCTTCGTCAACGACGCGGGTCTCCGGCTTCTCGGCCTGCACGACCTGTCCCAGGCCGACGGCCGCGACGTGGCCGACCTCTTCGCCGAGCACGACCGCCCGCGGGTGCGCGACGAGCTCCTGCCGGACGTCATGCGCGGGGACCGCCGGACCGAGCAGCTGGACCTGCACGACTTCGCCGGAGGTCCGCCGGTCCCGGTCTCGTGCCAGGCCTTCCGCGTCGACGACCGGGCGAGCGCGCGCCCCTTGGGCATCGCGACGGTCTCGCGCGACCTGCGCCCGTCGCTGCGTCAGGACGAGCTGCTGCGTGAGTCCCGGCGGCGGACCACCGCGGTCCTCGAGAGCGTGACCGACCCACTGCTCGGCCTCGACGGCGACCTCCGGCTGACCTTCCTCAACGCGGGGGCGGCCCGGCTCATCGCCCGGCTGCGGGGCGAGCAGCCGCGCCACGAGCCGCTCATCGGCGCCCATGCGCTGACCGTGCTCCCCGCGCTGCTCGGGGCGCCGGTCGAGCGCGCCGCCGCCGCGGCGCAGGCCGAGCGGCGGGCCGTCGACGCGGGCCGCCATCGCGACGAGGTCGGCGGGTGGTGGCAGGTCCGGGTCCACCCCGCAGACGACGGCGTGTCGGTGCTCCTGCGCGACGTGAGCGACTGGCACGCCGCCGAGGAGGCTGGCGCCCGTCGCGTCGAGCAGCAGGCGGTCGTGGCCCGGCTCGGCGCCCGCTCAGGGCGGACCGACGACCTGGGACGGTTCCTCGACGACGCCGTCCGCCGCATCGGCCGGGCGGTGGGCGCCACCTTCGCGCTGTTCGCCGAGCGCTCGCCGGTCGGTGACCGGCTGCTCCTCCGTGCCGGTGCCGGCTTCGAGCACGAGGGCGCGATGGTCGTCGGGACGACGGACGCCGGCGACCTGTTCGGTCGCGCGCTGGCCGACGGCGCCGTCGTCGTCGACGACGTCCTCGCGGCCGGCGTCGACGTGGCGCCGGCCCTGCGCTCGCACCGGCCAGCCGCCGGCGCGATCGTGCCGGTCGCGGGGCAGGACGAGGTCTTCGGCGCGCTCGGCGTCTTCTCGCACGCCGGCCCGCGCCTCGCCCCGCCCGACGTGACGTACCTCCAGGCCGCCGCGCACGCGCTGGCGGCCGCCATCGAGCGCTCGCGCACGTCGCGGCGGCTCGAGCAGACGCGCGACGCCGAGCGCCGGCGCATGGCCCGCGCACTGCACGACGAGGCCCTGCAGGATGCGCGGTACGCGCTGGCCCGCGCCGAGGACCCACCGGCCGGGTCACAGCGTGACGACCTCCTCGTCGACGCCCTGACGCGGATCGGCGGTGCCCTGAGCAGCGCCGTCTACGACCTGCGCCTCGCCGAGGAGGACCGCCCGCTCGAGGACCTGCTCGCGGAGCTCGTCGAGCTGCACCGCCGCATGGCGCCCGACCTGCAGGTCGACCTGCAGGTGGCCGGGATGCCCGAGCGACCGCCGCGGCGCACGAGCGACGACCTCCTGCACATCGTCGGCGAGGCGCTGACCAACGTCCGCCGCCATGCCGACGCCCACCGCGTCAGGGTGCGGACGTGGACGACCGGCGGGCAGCTGTGGTGCGACGTCACCGACGACGGGCGGGGCGTGGACGCCCACGCGGTGTCGGGCAACGGGATCGCCGGCATGCACGAGCGCGCGGCCCGGCACGGCGGCCAGGTCACGGTCCGGACGCCCGCGGCGGGCGGCACCGCCGTGGGGGTCCGGCTGCCGCTGACGTCCTCGCCGGCGACCCCCGCCCCCATCCGCGTGCTCCTCGTCGAGGACCACGCGGCGGTGCGCGAGGCGATCGCCGCAGCACTGCGCAGCGAGCCGGACTTCGACGTGGTGGGCGAGGCGGCCACCCTCGCCGAGGCCCGCGGCCTGCTCGACGGCGTCGACGTGGCCGTGGTCGACCTGGGACTCCCTGACGGCGACGGCACCGACCTGATCGCGGAGCTGCGCGACGCCGAGCCCGGAGCGCACGCGCTGGTGCTCAGCGCCGGGCTGGACCGCGTGGTCCTCGCGCGCGCGGTGGAGCGCGGCGCCGCCGGCGCGCTGCCGAAGACGACCAGCCTGCCCGACGTCCTCGACGCGGTCCGGCGGGTCCGCGCCGGCGAGACGCTGCTGCCGCTCGACGAGGTCGTGGAGCTGCTGCGGTTCGCCAGTCGCGAACGCGAGCGCGAGCTCCTGGACCGCCGGGCGATCGAGAGCCTGACGCCGCGCGAGCGCGAGATCCTGCAGCTGATCGCCGACGGCTGCGACAGCCATGGCGCCGCGGCGCGGCTGCACATCTCCGTGCGCACCCAGCGCAACCACGTCGCGAGCATCCTCGCCAAGCTGGGCGTGCACTCCCAGCTGCAGGCGCTCATCTTCGCGCTGCGCTACCAGCTCGTCGAGCTCCGTCCAGCGGCAGGGTGA
- a CDS encoding LLM class flavin-dependent oxidoreductase, which translates to MHEKRIGFLSFGHWQPGGISRTPTAQEALTQSIELAVAAEELGVDGAFVRVHHFARQLSAPFPLLSAMAARTSRIELGTGVIDMRYENPLYMAEEAAVADLISAGRLQLGVSRGSPEPAWKGAEAFGYVPPEGLDAGELARQKTKLFRAAIEGAGVVHADAGGQPSEGMLPIQPQAPGLADRIWWGSGTRATAAWAGQQGMNLMSSTLLVEDTGVPFDQLQAEQIAVFRDAWLAAGHEREPRVSVSRSVIPITSDLDRRLFGRDSNADQVGILEGTVSRFGRTYTGEPDKIAQELAQDVAVREADTLLLTVPNQLGVDYNAHLLETIVRDVAPAIGWAPKTAAA; encoded by the coding sequence GTGCACGAGAAGCGCATCGGGTTCCTCTCCTTCGGCCACTGGCAGCCGGGCGGCATCAGCCGCACGCCCACGGCCCAGGAGGCGCTCACGCAGTCCATCGAGCTGGCGGTGGCGGCCGAGGAGCTCGGCGTCGACGGCGCGTTCGTCCGCGTCCACCACTTCGCGCGCCAGCTCAGCGCGCCGTTCCCCCTGCTCAGCGCGATGGCCGCCCGCACCTCGCGCATCGAGCTCGGCACCGGCGTGATCGACATGCGCTACGAGAACCCGCTCTACATGGCCGAGGAGGCCGCCGTCGCCGACCTCATCAGCGCCGGCCGGCTGCAGCTCGGCGTGAGCCGCGGCTCGCCCGAGCCGGCGTGGAAGGGCGCCGAGGCGTTCGGCTACGTCCCGCCGGAGGGCCTCGACGCCGGCGAGCTCGCGCGCCAGAAGACCAAGCTCTTCCGCGCGGCGATCGAAGGCGCCGGCGTGGTGCACGCCGACGCGGGCGGCCAGCCCTCCGAGGGCATGCTGCCGATCCAGCCGCAGGCCCCCGGCCTGGCCGACCGCATCTGGTGGGGCTCGGGCACCCGGGCGACCGCCGCGTGGGCCGGCCAGCAGGGCATGAACCTCATGAGCTCGACGCTCCTCGTCGAGGACACGGGCGTCCCGTTCGACCAGCTCCAGGCCGAGCAGATCGCGGTCTTCCGCGACGCGTGGCTGGCCGCCGGCCACGAGCGCGAGCCGCGCGTCTCGGTCAGCCGCAGCGTCATCCCGATCACCAGCGACCTCGACCGCCGCCTCTTCGGCCGCGACTCCAACGCCGACCAGGTCGGGATCCTCGAGGGCACCGTCTCGCGATTCGGCCGCACCTACACCGGCGAGCCGGACAAGATCGCGCAGGAGCTCGCCCAGGACGTCGCGGTCCGCGAGGCCGACACCCTCCTGCTCACGGTCCCGAACCAGCTCGGCGTCGACTACAACGCCCACCTGCTCGAGACGATCGTGCGCGACGTCGCACCCGCGATCGGCTGGGCGCCGAAGACCGCCGCCGCCTAG
- the glgP gene encoding alpha-glucan family phosphorylase, which yields MTHATTTSDAGAADLAAEVADLAERLPGPLRPLARVAYDLRWSWDPDGPPTFAAIAPSLWEAVGHNPVRLLREVRLANLRAAAADEALVGRAAALEARVEGPPRPVASGGVAYFCAEFALHRSLPGYGGGLGVLAGDILKEASDLALPMVGVGLLYRQGAAHQRTDASGWQHDWWSTAQPDALPMALVTGGDGKPVLVSVPVGDREVVAQLWRVDVGRVPLLLLDADRPENDAIGRWTTARLYDGDPETRLAQYALLGAGGVRALRAVGIDPAVVHLNEGHAALAALELACVEREAGADPQEALARARAKTIFTTHTPVPAGNDTYPPHQVAEQLGRLCEQAGIAPEQLVRLGRTTPDDEQEPLGVTQLALRTSRAANGVAERHGHVSRGMWRGVWPDREEADVPIGHVTNGVHLPTWLGRPMRALLDRTFGEGWTARADDPATWQALDDVPDEELWAVRNAQRAQLIALARERGARDRLVRGDQRAYVAAAERSLDPDVLTLGFARRIATYKRIGLLVADRERALALLGGEHPVQLLIAGKAHPRDEEAKRTLQGVFELKQDPRVAERVVFLDDYDVALGAALTQGCDVWLNVPRPPLEASGTSGMKSAANGGLNVSVLDGWWAEAFDGSNGWGLDGSVEHGDQGARDWRDAGAMLDVLGGEVAPMFHRRDAQGLPREWLQLVRNSLKTNGPRFSATRMVRDYARDMYGLG from the coding sequence ATGACGCACGCGACGACGACGTCCGACGCCGGCGCCGCGGACCTCGCGGCCGAGGTCGCCGACCTCGCTGAGCGACTGCCCGGTCCGCTGCGCCCGCTCGCGCGCGTGGCCTACGACCTGCGCTGGTCCTGGGACCCCGACGGGCCCCCGACCTTCGCGGCGATCGCGCCGAGTCTCTGGGAGGCCGTCGGCCACAACCCCGTCCGGCTCCTGCGCGAGGTCCGGCTCGCCAACCTGCGCGCCGCCGCGGCAGACGAGGCGCTCGTCGGGCGCGCCGCGGCGCTCGAGGCCCGCGTCGAAGGCCCGCCGCGGCCCGTCGCCTCCGGTGGCGTCGCGTACTTCTGCGCGGAGTTCGCGCTGCACCGCTCGCTGCCCGGCTACGGCGGCGGCCTCGGCGTGCTGGCCGGCGACATCCTCAAGGAGGCCTCCGACCTCGCCCTGCCGATGGTGGGCGTCGGGCTCCTCTACCGCCAGGGCGCGGCGCACCAGCGCACCGACGCCTCGGGCTGGCAGCACGACTGGTGGTCGACCGCGCAGCCCGACGCGCTGCCGATGGCGCTCGTCACCGGGGGCGACGGCAAGCCCGTCCTCGTCTCGGTGCCCGTCGGGGACCGCGAGGTCGTCGCCCAGCTCTGGCGCGTCGACGTCGGCCGCGTGCCGCTGCTGCTGCTCGACGCCGACCGTCCCGAGAACGACGCGATCGGCCGCTGGACGACCGCGCGCCTCTACGACGGCGACCCCGAGACGCGCCTGGCCCAGTACGCGCTGCTGGGCGCCGGCGGCGTGCGCGCGCTGCGCGCGGTGGGCATCGACCCGGCCGTCGTCCACCTCAACGAGGGCCATGCCGCGCTCGCCGCCCTCGAGCTCGCGTGCGTCGAGCGCGAGGCGGGCGCCGACCCGCAGGAGGCGCTCGCGCGGGCCCGCGCGAAGACGATCTTCACGACGCACACCCCGGTGCCGGCGGGCAACGACACCTACCCGCCCCACCAGGTCGCCGAGCAGCTCGGCCGGCTCTGCGAGCAGGCGGGCATCGCGCCCGAGCAGCTCGTGCGCCTGGGCCGCACGACGCCCGACGACGAGCAGGAGCCGCTCGGCGTCACCCAGCTGGCCCTGCGCACGAGCCGCGCGGCCAACGGCGTCGCCGAGCGCCACGGCCACGTGAGCCGCGGGATGTGGCGCGGCGTCTGGCCCGACCGCGAGGAGGCCGACGTCCCCATCGGCCACGTCACCAACGGCGTGCACCTCCCGACGTGGCTCGGCAGGCCCATGCGCGCCCTGCTCGACCGGACCTTCGGGGAGGGCTGGACGGCCCGCGCCGACGACCCGGCGACGTGGCAGGCGCTCGACGACGTCCCCGACGAGGAGCTGTGGGCGGTGCGCAACGCGCAGCGCGCGCAGCTCATCGCCCTGGCCCGCGAGCGCGGCGCGCGTGACCGGCTCGTACGCGGCGACCAGCGCGCGTACGTCGCGGCGGCCGAACGCTCCCTGGACCCCGACGTCCTGACCCTCGGCTTCGCCCGGCGCATCGCGACCTACAAGCGCATCGGCCTGCTCGTCGCCGACCGCGAGCGGGCCCTGGCGCTGCTGGGGGGCGAGCACCCGGTCCAGCTGCTCATCGCGGGCAAGGCGCACCCGCGCGACGAGGAGGCCAAGCGCACGCTGCAGGGCGTCTTCGAGCTCAAGCAGGACCCGCGCGTCGCCGAGCGCGTCGTCTTCCTCGACGACTACGACGTCGCGCTGGGCGCGGCGCTCACCCAGGGCTGCGACGTGTGGCTCAACGTCCCCCGCCCGCCGCTCGAGGCCTCGGGCACCAGCGGCATGAAGTCGGCGGCCAACGGCGGGCTCAACGTCTCCGTCCTCGACGGCTGGTGGGCGGAGGCGTTCGACGGCTCCAACGGCTGGGGCCTGGACGGCTCGGTCGAGCACGGCGACCAGGGCGCGCGCGACTGGCGCGATGCCGGCGCCATGCTCGACGTGCTCGGCGGGGAGGTCGCGCCGATGTTCCACCGCCGCGACGCGCAGGGCCTGCCGCGCGAGTGGCTGCAGCTGGTGCGCAACTCGCTCAAGACCAACGGCCCGCGCTTCAGCGCCACGCGGATGGTCCGCGACTACGCGCGCGACATGTACGGCCTCGGGTGA
- a CDS encoding rhodanese-like domain-containing protein: MLFRQLTHDDLGCASYLVGDEDAGVAAVVDPPLDVGEVLRLARYVGVRIAHVLETHTHADHVSGHGRLVAATGATIHVHRLAEAAYDHEPIEDGWELELGSLTIRALHTPGHRPEHTAFALVDRARSAEPWAVLTGDSLFVGDVARPDLAVEREAGARAIFRSLHDRLLALPDTTEVWPGHLGGSLCGGPGMDLKVASTIGFERTNQPLLAIADEAEFVAQATAALPPQPPNFEAIVELNRGPLLTGAPASAPLTPRQVLEAAEGGALVVDVRTDLQFDEAHVPGAVSITALRAGFGSKLAWLARADEPLVLVGRDDEDAAHAALLAAAVGVRTVTGHLAGGMTSWREEGLAVERIARITVPELRERWEPAGQGVQLVDVREADEWAAGHVPGSLHAPYHGLRERPEGLDPDRPAAAICASGQRAAVGASLLRRLGVRDVLHVVEGGVPRWAREGGPVQRA; encoded by the coding sequence GTGCTCTTCCGCCAGCTGACCCACGACGACCTCGGCTGTGCGAGCTACCTCGTCGGCGACGAGGACGCCGGCGTCGCGGCCGTCGTCGACCCGCCGCTGGACGTCGGGGAGGTCCTGCGCCTCGCGCGCTACGTCGGCGTGCGCATCGCCCACGTCCTGGAGACCCACACCCACGCCGACCACGTCTCCGGCCACGGCCGGCTGGTCGCCGCCACCGGCGCGACGATCCACGTGCACCGGCTGGCCGAAGCCGCCTACGACCACGAGCCGATCGAGGACGGCTGGGAGCTCGAGCTCGGCTCGCTCACCATCCGCGCGCTGCACACCCCGGGCCACCGCCCCGAGCACACCGCCTTCGCGCTCGTCGACCGGGCGCGCAGCGCCGAGCCGTGGGCCGTGCTGACGGGCGACTCGCTGTTCGTCGGCGACGTCGCGCGGCCGGACCTGGCGGTCGAGCGCGAGGCGGGCGCCCGCGCGATCTTCCGCTCGCTGCACGACCGCCTGCTGGCGCTGCCCGACACGACCGAGGTCTGGCCCGGGCACCTCGGCGGCTCGCTGTGCGGCGGTCCCGGCATGGACCTCAAGGTCGCCTCGACGATCGGCTTCGAGCGCACCAACCAGCCGCTGCTGGCCATCGCGGACGAGGCGGAGTTCGTCGCGCAGGCGACCGCCGCGCTGCCGCCCCAACCACCGAACTTCGAGGCGATCGTCGAGCTCAATCGCGGGCCGTTGCTCACCGGTGCGCCGGCGAGCGCCCCGCTCACGCCGCGACAGGTCCTCGAGGCGGCCGAGGGCGGCGCGCTCGTCGTCGACGTCCGCACCGACCTGCAGTTCGACGAGGCCCACGTCCCGGGCGCGGTCTCGATCACGGCGCTGCGCGCCGGCTTCGGCTCGAAGCTCGCGTGGCTGGCCCGCGCCGACGAGCCGCTGGTGCTCGTCGGCCGCGACGACGAGGACGCCGCGCACGCCGCGCTGCTCGCCGCCGCCGTCGGCGTGCGCACGGTCACCGGGCACCTCGCTGGCGGCATGACGTCGTGGCGCGAGGAGGGGCTCGCCGTCGAGCGGATCGCGCGCATCACCGTGCCCGAGCTGCGCGAGCGCTGGGAGCCCGCGGGCCAGGGCGTGCAGCTCGTCGACGTCCGCGAGGCCGACGAGTGGGCGGCCGGGCACGTCCCCGGCTCCCTCCACGCGCCCTACCACGGGCTGCGCGAGCGGCCCGAGGGCCTGGACCCCGACCGCCCCGCCGCCGCCATCTGCGCGTCGGGCCAGCGCGCCGCGGTCGGGGCGAGCCTCCTGCGCCGCCTCGGCGTGCGCGACGTGCTGCACGTCGTCGAGGGCGGTGTCCCGCGCTGGGCGCGCGAGGGCGGCCCGGTGCAGCGCGCCTAG